CCGCTGCGACCCACATCAAACAAAAAACGTTTACTTTTCATGAAGCACTTTATGTCATGCTTGTTGGCTGTATCGGTGTCGTGATTGGTGCCAATCTAATTTTACATGTGCCAAATGATATCGCTGAGCGTTTACTTGGTGCCATGATTCTTGGGTTGGGAATCTATTCCTACTTTAAAAAGCAGTTAGGGCAACATGCTCAGCCGATTCATCGCAACTGGCAAGGTTGGTTGCTTGGCAGTGTTGGGCTTGTTGTTATCGGTATTATTAACGGCTCATTGACCGCAGGCTCCGGCTTATTGGTGACCTTGTTCTTAGTTCGCTGGTTTGGCTATAGCTACAAACAAGCGGTTGCACTGACCATGATTTGTGTTGGATTGTTTTGGAACGGGATCGGCGCTATCGCAATCGTCGAGGCTGGTGCCAATATTCATTGGCCTTGGGTGCCGATTTTATTGCTTGGTTCATTTTTAGGCGGGGCGTTTGGTGCGTATCTATCCACTCGATTTACCAACCAAGTGATCAAGCAATGCTTTGAAATTTTGACGCTACTCGTTGGACTTAACTTATTGATTTAGAGGTTTTCATGCAAAAAGCGATTATTGATATTTACTACTGTCGTCAGTGTAATTGGATGCTGCGTTCAACTTGGTTAAGTCAGGAGTTATTGCACACCTTCAGTGAAGAAATAGACACCGTGGCTCTTCATCCTGATACGGGTGGTCGATTTGAAATTCACTGTAATGGTGAGCTCATTTGGGAACGAAAACGCGATGGTGGTTTTCCAGAAGCGAAAGTATTAAAACAGCGCGTACGCGATATTATCGATCCTGAGCGAGATTTAGGACATTCAGACAATCGTTAGCTCGTTCTGCAACAAAGGCACCATTGGGTGCCTTTGTTTAATGGTGACCAAGCATGAGTTAGCTTAAGTATGTCTCAACGATGGTATCACCCGCAAAACTTTTCACTTTAAGCATACTATCTTCTAGCACACCATAGCTGGCAGCAAATTCATTACGTGGAAAGGTGACAGAACCTGGGTTAAAGATGAACTGCTCACCATCTTTTTCTGCCAACGGAATGTGCGTATGACCATGCACTATCACATCACCCTCTCGCAGCGCAGGGCGTTTAGCACTGTTATATAGGTGGCCATGAGTTAGAAACATGCGCTGCCCACTTGGCAGCAAAACCCATGCATAATCGCTCATCATCGGAAAGCTCAACAGCATCTGATCGACTTCACTGTCGCAATTCCCACGTACCGCGATGATTCGATCGGCATATTGATTGAGTAATTCAGCTACCGCAGGAGGATTATAGCCTTGTGGAATTGGATTACGCGGCCCGTGGTTAAGAACATCACCCAACAATACCAAGGTTTCCATGCCTGATTGTTCAAATTCAGCCAATACACGCTCTGTTGCTGGTAAGCTACCATGCAGATCAGAGGCAAAAAATAATTTCACTACAATCACTCCTCAGTTTAAGTGAGGACATTTTACTGAATCAGCTAAGCAACGTCATCCGGAGCCATGCCATTAAGCACAATATTATTGTAGCTCACCATACCTATTACTTGGCCATCTTCAATCACTGGTGCACGGCTAATACCAAAACGCTCAAATAGACGAGCGCAATATTTCACGTCCATGCGAGGATCAACCGATAATGCAGGTTTGGTCATCACCTCATAAATATTGGTGCGTTCAGGGGAGCGATCTTTGGCTAACACTTTTTTGGCGATATCATTCATCAGTACAATGCCATATTCATCATCGACATGGCGCTTATTCACCACCAGCGCCTTAACCCCTTGCTGACGAGCAATGCGAATACCCTCATCAACCGTACTGAGCCCATCGATCATCACATAAGTTGGCGCCATGACATCTCTCACTCGCACAATATTTTGGTTACTCATATTTCATCCCCCACCACTTTGGTTAACTTCTCAACTTGATGTGCAACTCCAACGGCATCTTCAATATCAATTTGGATCGCAATGCCCTGCCCTGACTCTTCATCAAACCCACCAACCTTACTGATCGTTTCTAATATCTGTCGGGCAAGATGTTCCTCTACGACGAACAACAACACATCTCTTTGCACCTCGAGAGTGAGTCCAAAAAAGGTACGTTTTTGATTGAGCCCTTCACCTCGAGCGTTATTAATGACTGTTGCACCTGTCGCTCCCGCGCTGCGTGCAGCATCCAATACCTGTTCCGTTTTATTGTCTTCAACAAAAGCTAACAGTAATTTAAAGCGCATTTTGTTTATCCTCTAAAGTTGATTCTTTATTTAACCAACGAGTAATTTGGGCATACCCCATCACCGAAATCATGGGAAATAAACTGGCAAAAGCAATCAAACCAAAACCATCGATCATTGGATTGCGGCCGGGAACCGTTGAGGCCAAACCCAACCCGAGCGCAGCCACCAATGGGACGGTGACTGTTGATGTTGTGACGCCACCTGAGTCGTAAGCAAGGGGGATAATTAATTTAGGGGCGTACATAGTTTGGATCACCACCACCACATAGCCGAAGATAATGTAGTAATGGATAGGGTCGCCCACGACAATGCGATAGCTACCTAAAGAGATACCTACCGCCACGCCCAGAGCTACAGCAATGCGTAACCCGTTAACACTGATAGAGCCACCAGAGACTTGATTGGCTTTAATCGCCACAGCAATCAAGGATGGCTCTGCGATCGTCGTACTGAAACCAATGCAAAAGGCGAACAGGTAAACCCAATAGTAATCCGCCCAGCCTAAAGCCGACTCCGCGCTAATACGAACTTGCTGTAAAAAATCAGGGGCAGTCAATTGTTCGGCCATGGTCTCCCCTAGCGGGAACAACGCCATTTCGAGCCCCATAAGAAATAAGGAAAGCCCTAAGATGACGTAACCAAAACCTAAAATTACCTTGGATAAATTAGCAACAGGGCGTTTGAGCACCGCAAATTGAAAACCAAAGATAATCGTCACGATAGGTACGACATCACCAATAGTGTTAATCAAGGTATCGATAAACTGCATCATCATGTTGTCACCATCATGCCGTAAACCATGACAAACATCATTGGCAGTAGTGAGGCAAAAGCAATCAAGCCAAAACCATCGATCATTGGGTTTCTGCCCTTAATCGAAGACGCCAATCCAACCCCAAGTGCGGTCACCAAGGGAACGGTGATCGTCGAGGTGGTTACCCCACCTGAGTCATAAGCAACACCGATAATGCTCTCTGGTGCAAAAGCGGTTAAGATCACGACTCCTACATAGCCACCAATAATCATATATTGAATCGGCCAGCCTTTAAGTATTCTCAAGACACCTAAGACGATAGCGAAGCCAACCGATAAGGCCACCGTGATGCGCAAACCATTAGCATAGTTTTCTTGGCTTTCTTCACTTAAAGCAATCATGCCCCCTTCCGCGGCAACTTCCGAAGCTTCATCAGCAATTGCGGTTAACGCGGGCTCTGCGATCGTGGTACCAAAGCCTAAACAAAATGCGAAGATCATTAACCACATTACACTGCCTTTACGTGCAAAAGCTTGTGCCATGGTTTCACCAATTGGAAATAGCCCCATTTCTAAACCAAAAATAAAGAAAGTCAGCCCCATCACGACTAGCAACAAACCCATGGCAATTGACATTAGATTAGGCAACGGCTCCTGCAGCACAACCAGCTGAAAAAATGCAATCACTACGATGATTGGCATCAAGTCGCGAAAACTGCCTAGCATCGCGCGCAATAGTGCTGAAAAAGCGTTGGACATAAATACACTCCATTCAATCAATGACTTGGATATGTTGCTATGGCTATCTTGCCAAAGCACCGACTGATAAGATGTGATTCGTCCAACAACCAGCACTAAAGATGTAACAAAGTGTGATTTTTGTGAGCCTCTACAAAACCATAAAGGGTTGAATAAAGTACCTAGTACTCTACGTCCTGATTCGAACGCTATAATTACTCAATATACTCAAGTAACTTCGAGATGTAGGATTCAAAGTAAAGGCTCGCTCGAGAAGGGCAAATTCATGAAGCTCGCGGAACTTAGCACCCAGTGGTTACTTGAGTACATAAGGAGATTGGAATGAAAATACTGCTAACTGGCGGCACAGGATTTATTGGCCGAGAGCTGCTCAAACTACTCACGACTCATGAGGTAGTACTGCTAACTCGAGCTCCAGAGCGCGCTCAACAGTTATTGACCCATGCTGATTTAGGCAATATCACTTATATCGCCGATCTTGACGCATTCCATGATCTCAATGATTTTGACGCTGTTATCAATCTCGCTGGTGAACCGATTGCCGATAAGCGCTGGAGTAAGGGACAAAAGCAACAGATATGCGATAGTCGTTGGAAATTAACGGAACAACTGGTGGAGCTAATTCATGCCAGTACCAACCCTCCCGCGATTTTTATTAGTGGCTCAGCGGTTGGCTATTATGGCGATCAGCAGTCACACCCGTTTGATGAGAGCTTACATGTTCACTCAGAGACCTTTACTCATCGAGTTTGTGAGCGCTGGGAGACCATTGCTAACCGTGCTCGATCAGAAAATACTCGTGTGTGCATATTGCGAACTGGGGTTGTGCTGGGATGCGATGGCGGTGCACTAGCCAAAATGTTATTACCTTACAAGCTTGGAGTAGGCGGCCCCATTGGCCGTGGTAATCAATACATGCCTTGGATACATAAGCTCGACATGGTTCGTGCCATTGTTTATTTGCTCGAAACTGAACATGCTCAAGGAGAATTTAATCTTTGCGCCCCACACCCTGTCACCAACAAACACTTTAGCCGCACGCTCGCTAGAACGCTCAAACGCCCACACATTTTGTTTACACCTAAATGGTCGATGAAATTATTGATGGGAGAAAGTTCAGTACTGCTATTTGATAGTATTCGTGCCAAACCGAAAAAGCTGACGGAGTTAGGTTTTCGCTTTAGCTATTCGCGCTTGGAACCCGCGCTGAAAAATCTATTACAACACCAAGCTTAATCGAGTAATCTAGCCATAACATGTGAACTAAAATGAAAGGAAGTCATGGCTAAAGCAATTCTGATCACCGGCTGTTCATCCGGTATCGGCTATGTCACGGCGCATGCCCTACATAAACGTGGTTATCAAGTCATTGCATCTTGTCGAAAACAAGAAGACGTTTTACGCCTGCAGCAAGAAGGCTTGACCTCGATTCAAATCGATCTCAGTTCTTCTGAGAGCATTAGTCAGGGTGTTAAACAAACACTCGCGATCACCGAAGGTCAACTTTACGCACTGTTCAATAATGGTGCTTATGGGCAGCCTGGCGCTTTAGAAGATCTGTCCGTGGCTGGTTTAAAAGCACAATTTGAGACCAACTTCTTTGGCTGGCATCAGCTTGTGTGTGAATTGTTGCCGACGATGCGGGCCCATGGAGAAGGAAGAATTATTCAAAATAGCTCTGTACTCGGCTTTGCCGCAATGAAATACCGCGGCGCCTATAACGCATCAAAATTTGCCATTGAAGGCTGGAGCGACACGCTCAGACTTGAACTTGCAAACACCAATATAAAGATCGCGCTCATAGAACCCGGCCCCATCGAGACTCACTTTCGAGCCAATGCACTTGTCGCATTTAATAAATGGATTGATATAGAAAACAGCCCACATCACGAAGAATATCAACAGCAATTATCTCGCCTAAGCAAAGCGTCATCCAACAATGCGTTTGTTCTGCCAGCAGAAGCCTGCGTTGCACCTGTTATTCATGCGCTTGAAGCGAAGCATCCAAAAATTCGGTATCGTATTACTAAACCAACAAAAATATTTGCTGTACTTAAACGACTATTACCGACTCGTTGGTTAGACAAAATTCTACAAAAAGCGGCTTAGTGTCATGTTATCGTCACAATTGTATTGCACTATAGAACCGTAAAAGACAATTGCGTTGCATTCGGTGCCTATACATGTCATTAAACCAGTTAAACTGGCTATGTGTGAGTGTTGCGCTAACAGTGTTTATATTTTTTTAAACATCTTCGCTTGCACTTGTGCCGTTGAAAACACCACGCTCAGCGTGGTGTTTTGTTTCTGTAACAAAGCCAACACCTTGATTTTTGCGCCAGATGCCCCTATCTAAAAAAATAGACTTTGTTTTTGCCAAAGGGATGTTTTATGCAATCACCTTTTATCGTCGAGCTTAATCAACAAAACTTTATGCAGGTTCTTGAGAGCTCACAAAATACGCCACTGTTAATTCATTTCTGGGCATCTGTTAGCCAAGAGAGCAGCGCCATCATTCCACAACTGCAGCAGTTGGCACAAAACTATAACGGAGCAATGACACTTGCTCTGCTCAATTGCGAACAAGAGCAATCTATTGCCGCACAATTTGGCATTCAAGCATTGCCTACTATAGCGCTGTTTATCAACGGCCAACCTGTTGATGGCCTTGGTGGTCCTCAACCAATTCAAGTC
Above is a window of Vibrio taketomensis DNA encoding:
- a CDS encoding sulfite exporter TauE/SafE family protein, with the protein product MDWINSIGLFLGTLIANTLASLSGGGAGLLQFPLLLFFGLPFSVALATHKVASVALGLGAAATHIKQKTFTFHEALYVMLVGCIGVVIGANLILHVPNDIAERLLGAMILGLGIYSYFKKQLGQHAQPIHRNWQGWLLGSVGLVVIGIINGSLTAGSGLLVTLFLVRWFGYSYKQAVALTMICVGLFWNGIGAIAIVEAGANIHWPWVPILLLGSFLGGAFGAYLSTRFTNQVIKQCFEILTLLVGLNLLI
- a CDS encoding SelT/SelW/SelH family protein encodes the protein MQKAIIDIYYCRQCNWMLRSTWLSQELLHTFSEEIDTVALHPDTGGRFEIHCNGELIWERKRDGGFPEAKVLKQRVRDIIDPERDLGHSDNR
- the yfcE gene encoding phosphodiesterase; this translates as MKLFFASDLHGSLPATERVLAEFEQSGMETLVLLGDVLNHGPRNPIPQGYNPPAVAELLNQYADRIIAVRGNCDSEVDQMLLSFPMMSDYAWVLLPSGQRMFLTHGHLYNSAKRPALREGDVIVHGHTHIPLAEKDGEQFIFNPGSVTFPRNEFAASYGVLEDSMLKVKSFAGDTIVETYLS
- a CDS encoding CBS domain-containing protein; the protein is MSNQNIVRVRDVMAPTYVMIDGLSTVDEGIRIARQQGVKALVVNKRHVDDEYGIVLMNDIAKKVLAKDRSPERTNIYEVMTKPALSVDPRMDVKYCARLFERFGISRAPVIEDGQVIGMVSYNNIVLNGMAPDDVA
- a CDS encoding P-II family nitrogen regulator, with the translated sequence MRFKLLLAFVEDNKTEQVLDAARSAGATGATVINNARGEGLNQKRTFFGLTLEVQRDVLLFVVEEHLARQILETISKVGGFDEESGQGIAIQIDIEDAVGVAHQVEKLTKVVGDEI
- a CDS encoding DUF1538 domain-containing protein; the encoded protein is MMMQFIDTLINTIGDVVPIVTIIFGFQFAVLKRPVANLSKVILGFGYVILGLSLFLMGLEMALFPLGETMAEQLTAPDFLQQVRISAESALGWADYYWVYLFAFCIGFSTTIAEPSLIAVAIKANQVSGGSISVNGLRIAVALGVAVGISLGSYRIVVGDPIHYYIIFGYVVVVIQTMYAPKLIIPLAYDSGGVTTSTVTVPLVAALGLGLASTVPGRNPMIDGFGLIAFASLFPMISVMGYAQITRWLNKESTLEDKQNAL
- a CDS encoding DUF1538 domain-containing protein, with amino-acid sequence MSNAFSALLRAMLGSFRDLMPIIVVIAFFQLVVLQEPLPNLMSIAMGLLLVVMGLTFFIFGLEMGLFPIGETMAQAFARKGSVMWLMIFAFCLGFGTTIAEPALTAIADEASEVAAEGGMIALSEESQENYANGLRITVALSVGFAIVLGVLRILKGWPIQYMIIGGYVGVVILTAFAPESIIGVAYDSGGVTTSTITVPLVTALGVGLASSIKGRNPMIDGFGLIAFASLLPMMFVMVYGMMVTT
- a CDS encoding TIGR01777 family oxidoreductase → MKILLTGGTGFIGRELLKLLTTHEVVLLTRAPERAQQLLTHADLGNITYIADLDAFHDLNDFDAVINLAGEPIADKRWSKGQKQQICDSRWKLTEQLVELIHASTNPPAIFISGSAVGYYGDQQSHPFDESLHVHSETFTHRVCERWETIANRARSENTRVCILRTGVVLGCDGGALAKMLLPYKLGVGGPIGRGNQYMPWIHKLDMVRAIVYLLETEHAQGEFNLCAPHPVTNKHFSRTLARTLKRPHILFTPKWSMKLLMGESSVLLFDSIRAKPKKLTELGFRFSYSRLEPALKNLLQHQA
- a CDS encoding SDR family oxidoreductase, whose translation is MAKAILITGCSSGIGYVTAHALHKRGYQVIASCRKQEDVLRLQQEGLTSIQIDLSSSESISQGVKQTLAITEGQLYALFNNGAYGQPGALEDLSVAGLKAQFETNFFGWHQLVCELLPTMRAHGEGRIIQNSSVLGFAAMKYRGAYNASKFAIEGWSDTLRLELANTNIKIALIEPGPIETHFRANALVAFNKWIDIENSPHHEEYQQQLSRLSKASSNNAFVLPAEACVAPVIHALEAKHPKIRYRITKPTKIFAVLKRLLPTRWLDKILQKAA